The Tripterygium wilfordii isolate XIE 37 chromosome 4, ASM1340144v1, whole genome shotgun sequence genome has a window encoding:
- the LOC119997275 gene encoding eukaryotic translation initiation factor 3 subunit M-like, with protein MATIVPTSDEDPALAIVRFTSELAWADAGPTVAESQVTRLCVEAQECMAMGRWLDLASLMLTSADLVLPKVSEKDLECIFTVICDLVTKPDSTDEALEMAKLISAKLTQQPNYKTALRLKILFNLYNLLENPYCRFCVYMKALNLAVNGKVTEHIVPSFKKMDSFLKEWNLEIQDQRELFLSVANVLKENKSSAKDSFKFLTKYLSTFNGEDAYTMGEAKEEAVRTIIEFVKAPDVFQCDLLEMPAVGQLEKDAKTALVYQLLKIFLTQRLDAYLEFDAANSTLLKSYGLVHEDCIAKMRLMSLVDLASDESGQIPYALIRDTLRINDDEVELWVVKAITAKLIDGKMDQMNQVLIVSRCTQRVFGHHQWISLRTRLATWRDNITNVIGTIQTNKISEDSSPAMQGMTIR; from the exons ATGGCGACTATCGTCCCTACCTCCGACGAAGATCCCGCTCTCGCCATTGTCCGCTTCACCTCTGAACTAGCCTGGGCCGACGCTGGTCCCACG GTTGCAGAGTCACAGGTAACCAGGCTTTGTGTGGAAGCTCAAGAATGCATGGCAATGGGTCGGTGGTTGGATTTAGCATCACTGATGCTCACTTCAGCCGACTTGGTATTGCCAAAGGTCTCTGAAAAAG ATCTCGAGTGTATCTTCACTGTCATCTGTGATCTTGTCACGAAACCTGATAGTACCGATGAAGCACTTGAGATGGCCAAACTTATATCGGCTAAACTTACTCAGCAACCAAATTATAAGACCGCATTGCGCTTAAAGAT TTTGTTCAATCTATACAATCTACTGGAAAACCCATATTGCCGATTCTGTGTCTACATGAAGGCCCTCAATTTGGCAGTGAATGGAAAAGTGACCGAGCACATTGTACCTTCTTTCAAAAAGATGGATAGCTTCCTGAAAGAATGGAATCTTGAGATCCAAGATCAGAGAGAACTTTTTCTCAGCGTAGCTAATgtattgaaagaaaataaaag CTCGGCAAAGGATTCTTTTAAATTCCTTACCAAGTATTTGTCAACTTTCAATGGTGAAGATGCCTACACCATGGGTGAAGCCAAAGAGGAAGCTGTCCGCACAATTATTGAATTTGTGAAGGCTCCGGACGTGTTTCAG TGTGACTTGCTAGAGATGCCTGCTGTTGGGCAACTAGAGAAGGATGCTAAAACTGCATTGGTATATCAGCTTCTGAAGATCTTTCTGACTCAGAGACTAGATGCCTACTTAGAGTTTGATGCTGCAAATTCTACTCTACTCAAAAGCTATG GTCTTGTTCATGAAGACTGTATAGCAAAGATGAGGTTGATGTCCCTAGTTGATCTTGCATCAGATGAATCTGGTCAAATTCCTTATGCTCTTATAAGGGATACTCTTCGG ATTAATGATGATGAGGTAGAACTGTGGGTGGTTAAGGCAATAACTGCGAAGTTAATTGATGGCAAAATGGATCAGATGAACCAGGTTCTAATAGTGAG CCGGTGCACCCAGCGTGTGTTTGGCCATCATCAGTGGATATCGCTCAGAACAAGGCTAGCAACGTGGAGG GACAATATTACGAATGTCATTGGTACAATACAAACGAACAAGATAAGTGAAGACAGCTCGCCGGCAATGCAAGGCATGACGATTCGATGA
- the LOC119996222 gene encoding protein SPIRAL1-like 2, protein MVRGRGVSNGGGQSSLGYLFGGGGETAITAPPAQNDLQAVKDTTPKKPTVTVQPIDKIKEIPAGIHGSPTNNYFRADGQNCGNFITDRPSTKVHAAPGGGSSLGYLFGGSSRN, encoded by the exons ATGGTTCGTGGTCGTGGAGTAAGCAATGGTGGAGGGCAGAGTTCTCTGGGCTACTTGTTTGGTGGTGGAGGAGAGACTGCTATCACTGCCCCACCTGCTCAAAACGATTTGCAGGCTGTAAAGGATACAACTCCCAAGAAGCCCACTGTTACAGTGCAACCAATTGATAAAATTAAGGAGATCCCAGCAGGCATTCACGGAAGTCCTACAAACAATTACTTCAGGGCAGATGGGCAGAACTGTGGCAACTTTATCACG GACCGACCTTCGACCAAGGTTCATGCTGCCCCTGGTGGTGGATCTTCATTGGGTTACCTCTTTGGTGGTAGCAGCAGGAACTGA